One window from the genome of Dioscorea cayenensis subsp. rotundata cultivar TDr96_F1 chromosome 3, TDr96_F1_v2_PseudoChromosome.rev07_lg8_w22 25.fasta, whole genome shotgun sequence encodes:
- the LOC120257018 gene encoding protein ENHANCED DISEASE RESISTANCE 2-like: MPSQRVPFPYRPQHRQRRRRSPRRRFRAVMSSATGATSDHQPEWLDEAINGGSLRNVDLDTGSNGWASPPGDLFHLRAPNYFSRRQKCPSGDWLLKPAGVDWLRSPSRLDDVLGRSDNRVMAALRRAQSEGKSMKSFIIAINLQVPGRESHSAVFYFAAEDPIPPGSLLYRFVHGDDAFRNARFKIVNRIVKGPWIVKAAVGNYAACLLGRALTCNYHRGENYLEIDVDIGSSAIASAILHLALGYVTAVTIDMGFLVEAQTEEELPEKLIGAVRVAQMEMSAAAFVETRPRLERNLFRGGASRVNHHADQTATNQSTHLEEEVL, encoded by the coding sequence ATGCCCTCACAGAGAGTGCCATTTCCCTATCGACCTCAACACCGCCAGCGACGACGCCGGAGCCCGAGACGGAGATTCCGAGCCGTGATGTCCTCCGCCACCGGAGCCACCTCCGACCACCAGCCAGAGTGGCTCGATGAGGCCATCAATGGTGGCTCCCTCCGCAACGTTGACCTCGATACTGGATCCAACGGATGGGCATCCCCCCCTGGCGATCTCTTCCACCTAAGGGCTCCAAACTACTTCTCTCGCCGCCAGAAGTGCCCCTCCGGCGACTGGCTTCTCAAACCCGCCGGTGTCGACTGGCTCCGCTCTCCATCTCGTCTCGACGACGTCCTTGGCCGCTCTGACAATCGCGTGATGGCCGCCCTCCGCCGCGCCCAATCCGAAGGCAAATCCATGAAATCCTTCATCATCGCCATCAATCTCCAGGTTCCTGGCCGTGAATCTCACTCCGCCGTCTTCTACTTCGCTGCCGAAGACCCGATCCCACCTGGATCTCTTCTCTACCGCTTCGTCCATGGCGACGACGCGTTCCGCAACGCTCGGTTCAAGATCGTCAACCGGATCGTCAAGGGCCCTTGGATCGTGAAGGCTGCTGTTGGTAACTACGCCGCCTGCCTCCTCGGCCGTGCTCTCACCTGTAACTACCACCGCGGCGAGAACTACCTCGAGATCGACGTCGACATCGGAAGCTCAGCAATCGCCAGTGCCATCCTCCACCTCGCCCTAGGCTACGTGACCGCCGTCACAATCGACATGGGATTCCTCGTCGAGGCCCAAACCGAGGAGGAGCTCCCGGAGAAGCTCATCGGCGCCGTGAGGGTCGCCCAGATGGAGATGTCCGCCGCCGCCTTCGTCGAAACACGGCCGCGTCTAGAGCGCAATCTCTTCCGCGGCGGCGCTTCACGTGTGAACCATCACGCTGATCAAACGGCCACGAATCAGAGCACGCATCTCGAGGAAGAGGTACTCTAG